One window from the genome of Rariglobus hedericola encodes:
- a CDS encoding YdbL family protein — MKTLFTRLLFVSALLLAAAPLTQAQDLNALRGRMEKRISSIDALKTQGVLGENNRGFLEVRSGDDQGVAAAENADRSVVYAAIAQKTGSTADAVGKARAKQIAGASAKGVWVQAENGSWAQK, encoded by the coding sequence ATGAAAACACTTTTTACCCGTCTGCTGTTTGTGTCCGCATTGTTGCTCGCCGCCGCGCCGTTGACGCAGGCGCAGGATCTCAACGCGCTCCGCGGCCGCATGGAGAAACGCATCTCCTCGATCGACGCACTTAAAACCCAGGGCGTGCTCGGTGAAAACAACCGTGGCTTTCTCGAGGTGCGTTCGGGCGACGATCAAGGTGTGGCCGCCGCGGAGAATGCCGACCGCTCCGTCGTTTACGCCGCCATCGCGCAGAAAACCGGTTCGACCGCCGATGCCGTGGGCAAGGCCCGCGCGAAGCAAATTGCCGGCGCCAGCGCCAAGGGCGTATGGGTGCAGGCC
- a CDS encoding YnbE family lipoprotein, with translation MKPRLLLLAAPLMLCGCLTVKTEPIEVKPIHITVDVNVKVDRALDDFFGDIDKKSTTINTPAN, from the coding sequence ATGAAGCCTCGCCTTCTCCTTCTCGCGGCCCCGCTGATGTTGTGCGGCTGCCTTACCGTTAAAACCGAGCCGATCGAAGTGAAGCCCATCCACATCACCGTCGATGTGAACGTGAAAGTAGATCGTGCGCTCGACGATTTCTTCGGCGATATCGACAAGAAATCCACGACCATCAACACCCCCGCCAACTAA
- a CDS encoding FtsB family cell division protein, whose translation MPIRQIIVAFYLLLFLSVGAGSAAFFWKTRQEYNQLRQVELSTQRRLVEAEERLRDQERILKRLRTDPAYVEMKIRQRLGYARPEEFIFRFED comes from the coding sequence ATGCCCATCCGCCAGATTATCGTCGCATTTTACCTCCTGCTCTTTCTGAGCGTGGGAGCGGGATCGGCGGCGTTTTTTTGGAAAACGCGGCAGGAATACAACCAGTTGCGCCAAGTCGAACTGTCGACTCAACGCCGGCTGGTCGAAGCCGAGGAGCGGTTGCGGGATCAGGAGCGTATTCTTAAACGACTGCGCACCGATCCGGCCTATGTGGAAATGAAGATCCGTCAGCGCCTCGGTTATGCACGCCCGGAGGAGTTCATCTTTCGGTTCGAGGATTAA
- a CDS encoding ExeA family protein — protein MYQSYYGLNEMPFNITPDPKFLYLSPTHQEALQHLKYGVSERKGFIVLIGEVGCGKTTLCRRFLNELDPARYDTALILNPRVTETQMLKAILTELGETKLSRSQNDLVAQMNRVLLERIERGRDIVLIIDEAQNLSFEVLEQIRLLSNLETDQQKLLQIVLMGQTELKAVLAREELRQLRQRILVHHELKPLTLGDVQHYVQHRLTLAGGMGRPSFTRWALRAVHRYSKGIPRIINNLCDKAMLAAFIRDSDEVTWWDVRRAHKDMRNLTE, from the coding sequence ATGTATCAGAGTTACTACGGGCTGAACGAAATGCCGTTCAACATTACTCCCGATCCCAAGTTTCTCTACCTCAGTCCCACCCATCAGGAAGCACTCCAACACCTCAAATACGGGGTCTCCGAGCGCAAGGGTTTCATCGTGCTCATCGGCGAGGTCGGTTGCGGTAAGACCACCCTTTGCCGCCGCTTCCTCAACGAGCTCGACCCCGCCCGCTACGACACCGCGCTGATCCTCAATCCCCGCGTCACCGAGACGCAGATGTTGAAGGCCATCCTCACCGAGCTCGGCGAAACCAAGCTCTCCCGCAGCCAGAACGACCTCGTGGCCCAGATGAACCGCGTCCTCCTCGAACGCATCGAACGCGGCCGCGACATCGTCCTCATCATCGACGAGGCCCAAAACCTCTCCTTCGAGGTCCTCGAGCAGATCCGTCTCCTCTCCAACCTCGAGACCGACCAGCAAAAACTCCTTCAGATCGTCCTCATGGGCCAGACCGAGCTCAAAGCCGTGCTTGCCCGCGAAGAACTGCGTCAGCTCCGCCAGCGCATCCTGGTCCACCACGAGTTGAAACCGCTCACCTTGGGAGATGTGCAACACTACGTGCAGCACCGCCTCACCCTAGCCGGCGGCATGGGCCGCCCCTCCTTCACCCGCTGGGCGCTGAGGGCGGTGCATCGTTACAGCAAAGGCATCCCGCGCATTATCAATAATCTGTGCGACAAAGCGATGCTTGCGGCCTTCATCCGCGACTCCGACGAAGTCACCTGGTGGGACGTCCGCCGCGCCCACAAGGACATGCGCAATCTCACGGAGTGA
- a CDS encoding GxxExxY protein, with amino-acid sequence MEALNSLTDKIIGAAIEVHRHKGPGLLESTYESCLAQELTLRNLRFERQVAVPLLYKGLTLDVAFRADMIIENKILIELKALEAILPVHKAQVLSYLRETGLSLGLLINFHVPKLVDGVHRFINDRALSVNSAPSVLNNPAESITAT; translated from the coding sequence ATGGAAGCGCTAAATTCATTAACCGATAAAATCATTGGGGCAGCCATTGAGGTTCACCGCCACAAAGGCCCCGGATTGCTGGAATCGACCTATGAAAGTTGCCTCGCCCAAGAACTCACGCTGCGGAATCTTCGTTTTGAACGACAAGTGGCAGTTCCCTTGCTATATAAGGGACTAACCCTAGATGTGGCTTTCCGTGCAGATATGATCATAGAAAATAAAATCCTGATCGAATTAAAGGCGCTGGAAGCCATTTTACCCGTGCACAAAGCCCAAGTCCTCTCCTACCTCCGCGAAACCGGGCTTAGCTTGGGGCTGTTGATCAATTTTCATGTCCCCAAACTGGTGGATGGAGTTCATCGTTTCATCAATGATCGTGCCCTCTCTGTGAACTCTGCGCCCTCTGTGTTAAATAATCCCGCCGAGTCCATTACAGCGACATGA
- a CDS encoding O-antigen ligase family protein, with amino-acid sequence MPPSRPPRTASPSADSSLQAFRGDLRAATGLHPLETTVVVITGVLLCFMPWAFGTMAVWSQLISLGLALSVFVVALINRHYRGHLAPEGDFKLIMWPKLVRFPLFWLGLVFLGYILTQALNPAWTYMTEDRVWWLDPTEHISWLPAGMKTPFADMNPWRVLLIYSAAWLLGSALWVGITRRAAVQLLFTVIVSNGAVFAIIGILQNVTGAKYVLWSLKGVNNTGNFFATIIYKNHAGAYLNLVLMLCTGLLYWHFSRAERRMERTSPAPVFGFFGVLLGIGVLLTGSRAATLLLMAFTLIAFIGFIVRCTLYRSEGRSPWVITVLCAVFALFIGLGAYFLNTGQAFDRIGQLLESGKSDSSVSSRLLARQATWEMAQDNIVTGWGAGSFRHYFPVYQRNYQEIYTYPGRPDLKFRWEYAHNDYVQLLAELGLIGAGILLAMLVCGAVHLIRKRVYLKPHLMFIVLALVITAAHAWVDFPFQNPAILMLWCASAALVGRWAELEARSARR; translated from the coding sequence GTGCCTCCCTCTCGCCCTCCCCGCACCGCTTCCCCTTCTGCTGATTCGTCGCTGCAAGCCTTCCGGGGCGACCTGCGCGCCGCCACGGGGCTGCATCCACTGGAGACCACCGTGGTCGTCATTACCGGAGTCCTGCTCTGCTTCATGCCGTGGGCATTCGGAACCATGGCCGTATGGAGCCAGCTGATCTCCTTGGGTCTGGCCCTGTCGGTCTTCGTCGTGGCGCTGATCAACCGCCACTATCGAGGACACCTCGCACCCGAGGGGGATTTCAAACTCATCATGTGGCCCAAGCTGGTGCGCTTCCCCCTCTTCTGGCTGGGCCTCGTGTTTCTCGGTTACATCCTCACTCAGGCGCTCAACCCCGCGTGGACGTATATGACTGAGGACCGCGTCTGGTGGCTCGACCCGACGGAGCACATCTCCTGGTTACCTGCCGGCATGAAGACGCCTTTCGCCGACATGAATCCGTGGCGCGTGCTCCTCATCTACAGTGCCGCCTGGCTGCTGGGTAGCGCGTTATGGGTCGGCATCACCCGCCGTGCCGCCGTGCAACTCTTATTCACCGTGATTGTGTCGAATGGAGCCGTCTTCGCGATCATTGGTATTCTTCAAAATGTCACCGGTGCAAAATACGTTCTGTGGAGCTTAAAGGGCGTAAACAACACAGGGAATTTCTTCGCCACGATCATCTACAAAAATCACGCCGGCGCCTATCTGAATCTGGTGCTGATGCTCTGCACGGGGCTGCTTTACTGGCATTTCTCACGGGCGGAACGTCGAATGGAGCGCACCAGCCCTGCGCCGGTTTTTGGATTCTTCGGGGTGCTACTGGGAATCGGCGTGCTGCTCACCGGTTCACGCGCCGCCACCTTACTCCTCATGGCATTTACGCTGATCGCGTTCATCGGTTTCATCGTCCGTTGCACGCTCTATCGGAGCGAAGGTCGCAGCCCGTGGGTCATCACCGTGCTTTGCGCCGTTTTTGCACTTTTTATTGGATTAGGCGCCTATTTCCTCAACACCGGCCAAGCCTTTGATCGTATTGGACAACTCCTCGAATCCGGAAAGTCCGATTCTTCGGTCTCAAGCCGCCTGTTGGCCCGACAAGCCACTTGGGAGATGGCGCAAGACAACATCGTGACCGGCTGGGGTGCCGGCAGTTTCCGTCACTACTTCCCCGTTTATCAGCGTAATTACCAAGAAATCTATACTTACCCCGGACGTCCTGATCTGAAATTCCGCTGGGAATACGCTCACAACGACTATGTGCAGCTACTCGCCGAGTTGGGTTTGATTGGCGCAGGTATCCTCCTCGCGATGCTCGTCTGCGGAGCCGTTCACCTGATTCGTAAGCGGGTTTATCTGAAACCACACCTCATGTTCATCGTGCTGGCCCTCGTGATTACCGCCGCGCACGCGTGGGTGGATTTCCCCTTCCAGAACCCCGCGATTCTTATGCTCTGGTGTGCTTCGGCCGCTTTAGTCGGCCGCTGGGCCGAGCTTGAAGCGAGGAGTGCGCGGCGCTGA
- a CDS encoding four helix bundle protein, with the protein MTNETFEKLVVWQRSHALSIEIYQLLADCRDWGFKDQITRSANSISDNVAEGSERPGPAEYRQFVGYAKGSAGETRSQVLRARALGYMTLTTGDRLITELQEISRMLHGLYHSLK; encoded by the coding sequence ATGACGAATGAGACGTTTGAGAAGCTGGTTGTTTGGCAGCGCAGTCATGCACTGAGCATCGAGATTTACCAGCTTCTGGCTGATTGTCGCGATTGGGGTTTCAAGGATCAGATTACACGATCGGCCAACAGTATCTCGGATAATGTCGCTGAAGGATCAGAAAGACCGGGCCCCGCCGAATATCGGCAGTTTGTGGGCTATGCGAAGGGATCGGCCGGGGAAACTCGGTCCCAAGTGCTTCGGGCAAGAGCGTTGGGATATATGACGCTAACAACCGGTGATCGCTTGATTACCGAACTCCAAGAAATCTCCCGTATGTTGCACGGCCTTTACCACAGTTTGAAATGA
- a CDS encoding WecB/TagA/CpsF family glycosyltransferase: MSVSPTRRVLGVDFFIGSLDDAVDHAVGVSLREKFKVKNESESDGLSLQLNLKSSSGARNARLVVAPSAPGLAVDLVKSESYREALTTADLVLTDSGFMVLLWRAFTGEKLPRHSGLKFIRAVLDRPELKQPGAVFWVMPSAEEDARNRAWLVAQGFPVTSDDVYLAPHYAAGPIHDPELVRRIEARSPRIVMLAIGGGVQERVGLMLRTELRYSAAAAVEGESLSGSSEFAPDTSALNFNLALNRTSPALRREGPSILCLGAAIAFLTGGQANIPPWADKLILGWLFRLLSNPRKFWRRYWDALSLARLLWRNRDRLPPMGT, encoded by the coding sequence ATGTCCGTCTCTCCCACACGCCGCGTATTAGGCGTCGATTTTTTCATCGGCTCTCTTGACGACGCCGTTGATCACGCCGTCGGCGTGAGTTTAAGGGAGAAGTTTAAGGTGAAGAATGAATCCGAATCCGACGGCTTGAGCCTTCAGCTTAATCTTAAATCTTCATCTGGCGCGCGGAACGCGCGCCTCGTCGTCGCTCCTTCCGCCCCCGGCCTGGCTGTCGACTTGGTGAAGTCGGAATCCTATCGGGAGGCTCTTACGACCGCTGATCTCGTGCTCACCGATTCCGGTTTTATGGTGCTGCTCTGGCGCGCCTTCACCGGCGAAAAATTACCGCGCCACTCCGGGCTCAAATTCATTCGTGCTGTGCTCGACCGCCCCGAGCTCAAACAACCCGGCGCCGTATTTTGGGTCATGCCCTCCGCCGAAGAAGATGCGCGCAACCGTGCCTGGCTCGTCGCGCAAGGATTTCCGGTGACGTCCGACGATGTGTATTTGGCTCCCCACTACGCGGCGGGCCCGATTCACGATCCCGAGTTGGTCCGCCGGATTGAGGCCCGCAGTCCGCGTATCGTGATGCTGGCAATCGGCGGCGGCGTTCAGGAGCGTGTCGGGCTCATGCTGAGGACGGAGCTGCGCTACAGCGCAGCTGCCGCAGTTGAAGGGGAAAGCTTAAGTGGAAGCTCCGAATTTGCACCGGATACCTCCGCCTTAAACTTCAACTTGGCCCTTAATCGGACCTCTCCTGCCCTTCGGCGGGAAGGTCCGTCGATTCTCTGCTTGGGTGCAGCCATCGCGTTTCTCACCGGTGGGCAGGCCAACATCCCCCCTTGGGCGGATAAACTCATCTTGGGATGGCTCTTCAGGCTGCTATCCAACCCACGCAAATTTTGGCGCCGCTACTGGGATGCCCTCTCCTTGGCCCGGCTGCTGTGGCGAAACCGAGATCGCCTGCCGCCGATGGGCACGTGA
- a CDS encoding type II toxin-antitoxin system VapC family toxin — MKTRIKYILDTHAFLWAATDEPMLGGKAARVISTTPYEHLGIADVTLQEIGLLLHSDRLSFRGKASTVLAVMLDYVTVLPITLEIAIAAPALSLPHGDQFDRIITATAKIHGVPLITKDGNITDSGVVTTIW, encoded by the coding sequence GTGAAGACCCGGATCAAATACATTTTAGACACGCATGCCTTTCTGTGGGCGGCCACCGATGAGCCGATGCTCGGCGGCAAGGCAGCCCGCGTGATCAGCACGACGCCTTACGAGCATTTGGGGATTGCCGATGTGACGTTGCAGGAAATCGGACTACTGCTGCATTCGGACCGGCTTTCCTTCAGGGGAAAGGCCAGCACCGTTCTGGCTGTCATGCTGGATTATGTCACCGTATTACCCATTACACTGGAGATCGCCATCGCCGCGCCGGCGTTAAGCCTGCCCCATGGCGATCAGTTTGATCGTATCATCACCGCCACTGCAAAAATTCACGGAGTGCCGCTGATCACCAAAGACGGCAATATCACCGATTCGGGTGTGGTGACGACGATTTGGTAG
- a CDS encoding exopolysaccharide biosynthesis polyprenyl glycosylphosphotransferase: MITYRQRGLANVYAVFANAAAVALMPAYAALLPSITYVQLSENVSLVPYCMAVAVGMAASSGHLRRNHGRLHSLTKWTALGIAIRQGLYVSACVFTLVFATKDQQVSRLFLGSYLVLLTGLLALMHARVPRDLAALLFGETAKMPTLFIGRGDRLGNLDHWITNRMHIGVQPVGFLADEAPTRAELAIAPYLGKIDQLATILQERRIGQVILLEWFDDSAKVEKMIELCEQEGCRFLIHNDYGARYARTFIPVEEAGIHFLTLQNEPLEDPINRALKRVLDIVVSLPVVLFILPPLCAMVWLIQRFQAPGPMFFVKPRGGRNRLEFHMLKFRSMYARDHDINKQATSGDTRIFPFGRFLRMSSLDEFPQFINVLIGDMSIVGPRPHLPQHDIEFSLISKTYRVRSLVKPGITGLAQVSGYRGEITEPEKLHRRVYWDLYYVSNWSLAMDLQIILRTAWQVVFPPKSAY; encoded by the coding sequence ATGATTACTTATCGTCAGCGAGGGCTCGCCAATGTGTATGCCGTTTTTGCTAATGCGGCTGCGGTTGCACTGATGCCTGCTTATGCGGCGTTATTGCCTTCGATTACCTATGTGCAGCTTTCGGAGAATGTGTCGCTCGTGCCTTATTGTATGGCGGTAGCGGTAGGTATGGCGGCGAGTTCCGGGCATTTACGACGTAACCATGGTCGGTTGCACTCTTTGACCAAGTGGACCGCGTTGGGTATCGCCATCCGACAAGGCCTTTATGTTTCAGCCTGTGTGTTTACCTTGGTCTTTGCTACAAAAGACCAACAAGTCAGTCGTCTCTTCCTCGGCAGCTATCTCGTGTTGCTTACTGGGTTACTTGCTTTGATGCATGCACGGGTGCCTCGCGATCTCGCTGCGCTCTTGTTTGGCGAAACGGCTAAGATGCCGACCTTATTTATTGGGCGAGGTGATCGGTTGGGAAATCTGGATCACTGGATTACCAACCGCATGCATATTGGCGTGCAGCCGGTAGGGTTTTTAGCCGATGAGGCACCGACTCGTGCTGAGTTGGCCATCGCTCCTTACTTGGGAAAAATTGATCAGCTCGCGACTATCTTGCAGGAGCGGCGTATCGGCCAGGTAATCTTGCTGGAGTGGTTCGACGACTCGGCCAAGGTCGAGAAGATGATAGAGTTGTGCGAGCAGGAGGGCTGCCGTTTCCTCATTCATAACGATTATGGTGCCCGCTATGCCCGCACGTTTATTCCCGTGGAGGAAGCGGGTATCCATTTTCTCACGCTCCAGAACGAACCTCTCGAAGATCCGATAAACCGCGCACTCAAGCGTGTGTTGGATATCGTCGTGTCTTTGCCGGTCGTCCTGTTCATTCTTCCTCCGCTTTGTGCGATGGTCTGGCTCATCCAGCGGTTTCAGGCACCCGGCCCCATGTTCTTTGTGAAACCGCGGGGCGGGCGTAACCGACTGGAGTTTCACATGCTAAAGTTTCGGTCGATGTATGCGCGGGACCACGACATCAACAAGCAGGCGACATCCGGTGACACCCGTATCTTTCCCTTCGGCCGGTTCCTGCGCATGAGCAGTCTCGATGAATTCCCCCAGTTCATCAACGTGCTCATTGGGGATATGAGCATCGTGGGGCCACGTCCGCATCTGCCGCAGCACGATATCGAATTCAGTCTGATCAGCAAAACCTACCGGGTGCGCTCCCTGGTCAAGCCGGGCATCACCGGGCTGGCGCAGGTAAGCGGTTATCGCGGCGAAATCACCGAACCGGAAAAACTGCACCGGCGCGTGTATTGGGATCTCTACTACGTGAGCAACTGGTCATTGGCGATGGATCTGCAGATCATCCTGCGCACGGCCTGGCAGGTGGTGTTTCCGCCGAAGTCGGCGTATTGA
- a CDS encoding class I SAM-dependent methyltransferase — MRFEFSRSVVQRLMEAGALSPQGSMLAVCAGEAERDLFASLGLKNVTITSLDPVVTSGVMAPFTGSLADVRKLPFGDGAFEWVFVSDGLHHCDSPHAALLEMYRVATRGVIVFESRDNLLMRWGVKLGWVEDYELSAVIGNGGVCAGVNYTCVPNFVYRWTERDFEKAISCADPTGKPSFKYFYGFNAPVRNYSGLKTVVYKIAVLSGLVFSSIFKKQSNSFCMVAFKPTKLFPWLQREGEEIRFKSSC, encoded by the coding sequence ATGCGTTTTGAATTCAGCCGGTCCGTGGTGCAGCGTTTGATGGAAGCCGGAGCCCTTTCTCCGCAGGGCTCCATGCTGGCGGTGTGCGCGGGTGAAGCGGAGCGAGATTTGTTTGCTTCGCTGGGGCTCAAAAACGTGACGATTACGAGTCTCGATCCGGTGGTGACGAGCGGCGTGATGGCACCGTTTACGGGCAGTCTGGCCGATGTGCGCAAATTGCCGTTTGGCGACGGGGCGTTTGAGTGGGTGTTTGTTTCGGACGGCTTGCACCATTGCGACTCTCCGCATGCAGCCTTGCTGGAGATGTATCGGGTGGCGACGCGGGGAGTGATTGTCTTTGAGTCACGCGACAATCTGCTCATGCGCTGGGGCGTAAAACTGGGCTGGGTGGAGGATTATGAGTTATCGGCAGTGATCGGCAACGGAGGCGTGTGTGCGGGGGTCAATTACACGTGTGTGCCCAATTTTGTGTATCGCTGGACCGAGCGGGATTTTGAAAAGGCGATTTCCTGCGCCGATCCAACGGGTAAGCCCTCGTTCAAGTATTTCTACGGTTTTAATGCGCCAGTGCGGAATTACTCAGGCTTAAAAACCGTGGTCTATAAGATCGCGGTGCTGAGTGGACTGGTGTTCTCCTCCATCTTCAAAAAGCAGAGCAATTCGTTCTGTATGGTGGCTTTTAAGCCGACTAAGCTTTTCCCTTGGCTTCAGCGCGAAGGTGAAGAGATTAGATTTAAGTCTAGCTGTTAA
- a CDS encoding glycosyltransferase family 4 protein: protein MERVYVIGHRPPPVTGENLCLRQLEVTLRDLGREVMSRSRSDVRNLLLWRSSIWLAAGGKKIGHLRDVLWLVWWRLCGCQVNIYIHNISWRNFKKHAWFWRFLGKGNFRFVVLTDEISGALESAGLPAIRLNNTLADGSEPDAAESRAPVRRLLWMSAVTVEKGFPIAYSVFLKLRAQHHDWRLDVYGAGPLSMDSARFPDVHFHGFTQDAEKQAALDAGGIFILPSSYVNETQPLSIIEALANGIPFVASTIGGIKVMRGGSAAMPAGVCIESAAPVEQWVSAVESVYANYASYSQAAKEVYRQDFSRAAYRTGVSRLMSKSAN, encoded by the coding sequence ATGGAACGCGTCTATGTCATCGGTCATCGGCCGCCTCCTGTCACGGGTGAGAATCTGTGTCTGCGTCAGCTTGAGGTCACCTTGAGGGATTTGGGGAGAGAGGTGATGTCTCGTTCACGGTCGGACGTGCGTAATCTTCTGTTGTGGCGTTCTTCGATCTGGTTGGCGGCGGGTGGCAAAAAAATCGGGCACCTTCGTGATGTGCTATGGTTGGTGTGGTGGCGGTTGTGCGGATGTCAGGTGAATATTTATATCCACAACATTTCCTGGAGAAATTTTAAAAAGCACGCGTGGTTCTGGCGGTTTTTAGGCAAAGGGAATTTTCGTTTTGTGGTTTTAACCGATGAAATCTCCGGGGCGCTTGAGTCCGCAGGCCTGCCGGCGATCCGGCTGAATAATACTCTGGCGGATGGCAGTGAACCGGACGCGGCTGAATCCCGTGCACCGGTGCGGCGACTTTTGTGGATGAGTGCCGTGACGGTGGAAAAAGGGTTTCCGATCGCTTACAGTGTTTTCTTGAAGCTTAGGGCTCAACATCACGACTGGCGTTTGGACGTTTACGGGGCGGGCCCTCTCTCCATGGACAGCGCACGTTTTCCCGACGTGCATTTTCATGGGTTCACGCAGGATGCTGAAAAACAGGCGGCTCTCGATGCCGGGGGGATTTTCATTCTACCCTCCAGCTACGTGAATGAAACGCAGCCTCTCTCGATCATCGAGGCATTGGCTAATGGCATTCCCTTTGTGGCGAGCACCATTGGCGGCATCAAGGTGATGCGAGGAGGCTCTGCGGCCATGCCGGCGGGCGTGTGCATCGAGTCAGCGGCGCCTGTGGAGCAGTGGGTGTCGGCGGTCGAGTCGGTCTATGCAAACTATGCGTCTTATTCTCAGGCGGCCAAAGAGGTGTATCGGCAGGATTTTTCTCGTGCAGCCTATCGAACGGGTGTGAGTCGTTTAATGAGCAAGTCAGCCAACTGA
- a CDS encoding glycosyltransferase family 4 protein, translating into MGKSKYIAILWYGLPYYAASCISAAIRAFPDHRIVVIATNVGVPYKDIDIACGAPVMWIDSMADLKWSDLGLDIPDVCVITSWNHRAYSALSIEAKKNKNAVVVSMVDNYFHGTLKQWAGALYFRLRLRSLFDFMWVPGRRGRRFMRFLGMPDSRILEGLYSASPAVFHNSGAGVNRDKVVFVGQFIYRKGVDKILDFLNTNAGASWRNRIRMIGHGPLTEGLLAAGMRLEPFMQAEELATAYRGARALLLPSQMDHWGVVVHEAALCGCLILATKQCGAVDDLVVHEVNGYIMRESSSVEIARALEWLDGLSAEQMSEGSRVSLSKAADFSPRRWAETLGRITDTVAV; encoded by the coding sequence GTGGGAAAATCCAAATACATAGCCATACTTTGGTATGGACTTCCTTATTATGCGGCGAGCTGCATCAGCGCAGCGATACGCGCTTTCCCCGATCATCGGATTGTGGTGATCGCGACCAACGTGGGAGTGCCTTACAAGGACATTGATATCGCCTGTGGCGCACCTGTCATGTGGATTGATTCAATGGCTGATCTCAAGTGGTCCGACTTGGGGTTGGATATTCCTGATGTGTGTGTGATTACATCGTGGAATCATCGCGCTTACTCGGCTTTGTCCATCGAGGCCAAGAAAAACAAGAATGCCGTGGTTGTATCGATGGTGGACAATTACTTTCACGGCACATTGAAGCAGTGGGCTGGAGCCTTGTATTTCAGGCTCCGGTTGCGGTCATTGTTTGACTTCATGTGGGTTCCAGGGCGTCGGGGACGTCGGTTTATGCGCTTTCTCGGAATGCCTGATTCGAGGATTTTGGAAGGACTTTATAGTGCTTCTCCGGCTGTATTTCATAATTCAGGCGCGGGTGTGAATCGTGATAAAGTCGTTTTTGTAGGCCAATTTATATATAGAAAAGGGGTGGATAAGATCCTTGATTTTTTGAATACGAACGCGGGGGCGTCCTGGCGCAATCGTATCCGCATGATAGGGCACGGTCCACTTACCGAGGGACTATTGGCTGCCGGAATGCGGCTCGAACCGTTTATGCAAGCCGAAGAACTGGCGACAGCCTATCGCGGCGCCAGGGCTCTTTTATTGCCCAGCCAGATGGATCATTGGGGCGTGGTCGTCCATGAAGCGGCTTTGTGCGGATGCTTGATTTTGGCGACGAAGCAATGTGGTGCCGTGGATGATCTGGTCGTCCACGAAGTGAATGGTTACATTATGCGTGAGTCTTCTTCGGTAGAAATTGCACGCGCGCTTGAGTGGTTGGATGGTTTGAGTGCCGAGCAAATGAGTGAGGGAAGCCGGGTTTCGCTGTCCAAAGCGGCTGACTTCTCACCTAGGCGCTGGGCTGAGACGCTGGGTAGAATAACTGATACGGTAGCAGTTTAA
- a CDS encoding glycosyltransferase family 2 protein — MNRSDFSGPSISILIRVFNSQKTLPLVLGKLTGKLPSSRIICVDSGSSDNTLSIIGGFGCRLVKLKGPFSYSRALNVGFEVADTDWVICLSSHCIPVSDEYVGNYARTFSRAESSVTCVAGAASMLKKIVPCADEELVVHGDGMELFLGLYSGNSNCAYRRSAWQQRRFDESLNYGEDWHWCVDAVGRGEKLIFSGSVPVAYRHTGGVWCCFMKGFTGGREDMIVPKSIPRRSVHVDVPKSVYSTRIALWAGARAGRFWGTMLNRFSCRS; from the coding sequence ATGAACAGATCTGATTTTTCGGGGCCTAGCATAAGTATTCTGATACGGGTTTTTAACAGCCAAAAGACGCTTCCTTTGGTATTGGGAAAATTGACGGGGAAACTTCCTTCCTCGCGAATCATATGTGTGGATTCGGGTTCTTCGGATAATACCCTTTCGATTATTGGCGGGTTTGGTTGCCGCTTGGTAAAGTTGAAAGGCCCGTTCAGCTACAGCCGTGCGTTAAATGTAGGCTTTGAGGTTGCAGATACAGACTGGGTGATCTGTTTGAGTTCGCATTGTATCCCTGTGAGCGATGAGTATGTGGGGAATTATGCCCGAACATTCTCTCGTGCTGAAAGTTCGGTGACCTGTGTGGCCGGGGCTGCTTCGATGCTTAAAAAAATAGTTCCTTGTGCGGATGAAGAGCTTGTTGTGCACGGTGACGGCATGGAGCTTTTTTTGGGATTATACTCAGGGAATTCAAATTGCGCATACCGACGAAGCGCATGGCAGCAGCGTCGTTTTGATGAATCGTTAAATTATGGAGAGGATTGGCATTGGTGTGTGGATGCAGTGGGTCGCGGAGAAAAATTGATTTTCTCAGGTTCGGTGCCCGTGGCTTATCGACATACCGGCGGCGTGTGGTGCTGCTTCATGAAGGGATTTACCGGTGGACGGGAAGATATGATTGTTCCCAAGTCGATTCCGCGGCGGTCAGTCCATGTTGACGTGCCTAAAAGTGTTTATTCGACGCGTATCGCCTTATGGGCTGGTGCCCGAGCCGGACGTTTTTGGGGAACGATGCTCAATCGTTTTTCCTGTCGCAGTTAA